In Uranotaenia lowii strain MFRU-FL chromosome 2, ASM2978415v1, whole genome shotgun sequence, one genomic interval encodes:
- the LOC129742718 gene encoding uncharacterized protein K02A2.6-like, with protein MSVIENTRERNEKKLHFTQSEWKKKRPIGNAVECELCGENLIEQDNELQLILSHLNSKKRPSSLIEFALHRQSIHHIGSLLYKDNRLILPKALRIKALSSAHAGHIGEVAMKRILRQFFWWPCISKEAELFVKIGKTCTMLAKKNPPIPISSRTLPDGPWEELQIDFLSIPGFGTGEFLIIVDTYSRFLSVCEMRRTDADSTNAALCYVFKLWGLPKIIQSDNGPPFQSSAFCNYWEEKAVMIRKSIPLSPQSNGCVEHQNQGIIKALAASRIDVSNWRVALHKYVHNHNTLTPQARLNVTPFKLLVGWKFRGTFPSLWHTDNVKSLNKEEVKDRDTEAKFTSKSYADTRRGAKDSNLQVGDKVLLAQQKETKTDPNFSSEYYHIVAKNGGKAVVMRKNGVQYTRTLDDLKKANLLDNTDQIPNPETVNDEIELNASTDTEQRSTSRELRSRRIKET; from the coding sequence ATGTCCGTGATCGAGAATACACGAGAACGCAATGAGAAAAAACTACACTTTACGCAGagcgaatggaaaaaaaaacgtccGATCGGTAACGCGGTCGAATGCGAACTGTGTGGtgaaaacttgatagaacaagaTAACGAATTACAGCTGATTTTATCTCACTTAAACTCGAAAAAGCGGCCGTCTTCGTTAATCGAATTCGCCCTCCATCGACAGAGTATCCATCACATAGGTTCACTGCTGTACAAAGATAATAGACTCATTCTACCAAAAGCTCTAAGGATAAAAGCGTTATCTTCCGCACACGCCGGACACATTGGTGAAGTGGCGATGAAGCGAATATTGCGACAGTTTTTCTGGTGGCCATGTATATCCAAAGAAGCGGAGTTGTTCGTAAAAATAGGTAAAACTTGCACAATGCTAGCCAAGAAAAATCCACCCATTCCTATATCCAGTCGGACTCTACCAGACGGGCCTTGGGAAGAGTTGCAGATTGATTTCCTTTCGATTCCTGGATTCGGTACTGGAGAATTTCTCATTATAGTTGATACGTATTCTAGATTTCTGTCTGTTTGCGAAATGCGTCGGACAGATGCAGATAGCACTAATGCAGCGTTATGCTATGTTTTCAAACTGTGGGGATTACCTAAAATTATACAGAGTGACAACGGGCCACCATTCCAAAGTTCTGCATTCTGCAACTACTGGGAAGAAAAAGCAGTAATGATTCGCAAATCAATTCCGTTAAGCCCACAATCAAATGGTTGTGTAGAACATCAGAACCAAGGCATAATCAAAGCCTTGGCTGCTTCGAGAATCGACGTGTCAAACTGGAGAGTCGCCCTTCATAAGTACGTGCACAATCATAACACGTTGACCCCCCAAGCAAGACTGAATGTTACCCCGTTTAAATTACTAGTTGGTTGGAAATTCCGGGGAACCTTTCCTTCGCTTTGGCATACGGATAATGTTAAGTCTTTGAACAAGGAAGAAGTAAAAGATCGTGACACTGAAGCCAAATTTACAAGTAAATCTTACGCTGACACTCGAAGAGGAGCTAAAGATTCTAATCTGCAAGTTGGAGATAAAGTTCTTTTGGCACAACAAAAGGAAACCAAAACGGATCCGAACTTCTCGTCCGAATATTACCACATCGTGGCAAAAAACGGCGGAAAAGCAGTTGTTATGCGCAAAAATGGAGTTCAGTATACCAGAACACTTGATGACTTAAAGAAGGCAAACTTGTTGGATAACACAGATCAAATTCCTAATCCGGAAACTGTTAACGATGAGATCGAGTTAAATGCTAGTACCGACACAGAGCAACGATCCACTTCGAGAGAACTCAGAAGTCGTAGAATTAAAGAAACTTAG